Proteins from one Primulina huaijiensis isolate GDHJ02 chromosome 18, ASM1229523v2, whole genome shotgun sequence genomic window:
- the LOC140964286 gene encoding protein disulfide isomerase-like 2-3 encodes MSRFHFASYQQKPTMHKSILIQLLLFSVVELIANGVYGLYGPSSPVLQLNPNNFNSKVVNSNGVVLVEFFAPWCGHCQALTPTWEKAASVLKGVATVAALDADAHKSLAQEYGIRGFPTIKVFAPGKPPVDYQGARDVKPIAEFALQQIKALLKERLNEKSTGGSSQKSEPSESVELNSRNFDELVLKSKELWIVEFFAPWCGHCKKLAPEWKKAASNLRGQVKLGHVDCDAEKSLMSRYNVQGFPTILVFGADKDSPFPYEGARSAPAIESFALEQLEANAAPPEVTELISPDVMEEKCGSAAICFVAFLPDILDSKADGRNKYLELLLSVAEKFRKSPYSYVWAASGKQPDLEKHVGVGGYGYPAMVALNLKKKAYAPLKSAFERDHITEFVKEAGRGGKGNLPMQGDPTIVKTEAWDGKDGEVIEEDEFSLEELMGTDN; translated from the exons ATGTCCCGATTTCATTTCGCGAGCTATCAACAGAAGCCAACAATGCATAAATCGATATTGATTCAACTGCTACTGTTTTCTGTAGTGGAGCTGATCGCAAATGGCGTTTATGGATTGTACGGGCCTTCGTCCCCCGTTCTTCAGTTGAACCCTAACAATTTCAACTCCAAG GTTGTAAATTCAAATGGCGTTGTATTGGTTGAGTTCTTCGCACCTTGGTGCGGTCATTGTCAAGCGTTGACACCAACTTGGGAGAAGGCAGCTAGTGTCTTGAAAGGTGTAGCAACTGTGGCCGCTCTAGATGCTGATGCTCACAAGTCACTTGCGCAG GAATATGGAATTAGAGGTTTTCCAACCATAAAGGTCTTTGCCCCGGGGAAACCCCCTGTAGATTACCAAGGAGCTCGGGATGTCAAGCCCATTGCAGAATTTGCACTGCAGCAG ATCAAAGCGCTTTTGAAGGAACGCCTGAATGAGAAGTCAACAGGGGGATCAAGTCAAAAGTCAGAACCCAGTGAGTCAGTCGAACTGAATTCACGTAATTTTGACGAATTGGTACTTAAAAGCAAAGAACTATGGATTGTGGAGTTCTTTGCCCCTTG GTGTGGACACTGCAAGAAGCTTGCTCCCGAGTGGAAGAAAGCAGCCAGTAATCTCAGGGGCCAAGTGAAATTGGGTCATGTGGACTGTGATGCAGAGAAG TCTTTGATGAGCAGATATAATGTACAAGGATTTCCAACAATCTTGGTGTTCGGTGCTGACAAAGACAGCCCCTTCCCATATGAAGGTGCAAGATCAGCCCCTGCAATTGAATCCTTTGCCTTGGAGCAGCTGGAAGCAAATGCCGCTCCTCCTGAAGTGACTGAATTGATTAGTCCG GATGTTATGGAAGAGAAATGTGGCTCGGCTGCCATCTGCTTTGTTGCCTTCCTCCCTGACATACTGGATTCCAAAGCTGACGGTAGAAATAAGTACCTTGAGCTTTTGTTATCAGTCGCAGAGAAATTTAGAAAGAGCCCTTACAG TTATGTTTGGGCTGCTTCCGGTAAGCAGCCAGATCTTGAGAAGCATGTTGGAGTTGGTGGCTATGGATACCCAGCTATGGTAGCCCTGAATCTAAAGAAGAAAGCATATGCTCCACTGAAAAGTGCATTCGAGCGCGACCATATTAC AGAGTTTGTCAAAGAAGCTGGACGTGGTGGAAAGGGCAATCTGCCCATGCAAGGTGACCCGACAATTGTGAAGACCGAAGCATGGGATGGCAAAGATGGGGAAGTTATTGAAGAAGATGAATTCTCCCTCGAAGAACTGATGGGCACTGATAATTAA